Within the Paenibacillus sp. AN1007 genome, the region GCAATATCGCCCATAGAATAGCTGCCTCTTTCTAAATAACGCTGTGCCATTTCCTTCCGTACCTGAACGGAGATTTGATTATATGTTGTACCTTCTTCACGCAATCGACTCTGGAGTGTGCGAATGCTCACGCCCAGATGCGCTGCTGTATGCTGTAATGTGGGGAAGAAGGAGGGGAGATTCTCTGTGATCCAACGGCTTACTTTGCTGGAGAAGGGCTGAGAGGCATAGAGATCTGCTCTGCTCTCCTCGGCCATCGTCTCAAATACTTTCAGCATTCTGGCATCCGAATATAATACGGGCTGCTTCAGAATATCTCTGGATAGACACAGGAGGGTATTTTCAGCTCCAAAAAGGGGAGCGACCCCAAATGAGTTCATGTAAGCAGACAGATCACCCGCTGCGTCAGGAGCCTCATGACGAAAATGCACTTCTCGCACCAATGCCCGGCGATTAGCCAGCTTGTTGATCAGCTGCAGCACCGAAACAGCCATATCCTCTACGCAGTGGCGAGACATGGGAATATTCTCATTTTGCACCGATAACCGAAGGACCAGATCTGGTCCGTTTCCTTCCCAATCCAGTTGAAAGCCGCTGTACAAAATATCGTTATACCGCTGATAAGCCGTGAGCGCATCTTCTATCGTTTTGGAGTGCATCATGACATATCCGGGCAGGCCAAGGTCCGCAAAATCCAGTCTTAGGCCCTGATTTAACCCAAAATACAAATCTTTCGTATAATCAGCAGCGCACCGCATAATCCGTTCCAGTTCGGTGACGGGTATCCGTGCATCCGGGTTTGCCATGAGGGCAGGATCTACATGGACGTCTTGGAAAAAAGAATCGGGATCAAACCCTTTGTGTACCAGCGTTTTCAGAATAGGATACACCATGCTGATCGAGACGCTTTGATTGAGATGTTTCATAATTCCTCCGTTTGCGCGAATCCGCAATGATTCGGCGCCGTTGATCATTTGTTTATGCTGTCGTTCGCTCTATGCTTGTGACATACCCGTTTTATCGGCCTTCATGAACATTATTATACAGGAGGAACACAAGTATGAATGCAAATAAAATTCTCATCATTAACGGACACCCTGACCCGCAGAGTTACTGCAGAGCACTGTCAACGTCTTACGCAGAGGGAGCTAGAAAATCCGGGGCAGCTGTTAAGCTGATCGATCTGAGTGAGATCGAGTTCAATCCCAATCTGCGATACGGCTATCGCAAGCGGACAGAGCTGGAGCCTGACCTGCTGCAGGCCCAAGAATTTATCCGATGGGCAGACCATCTTGTATTCGTTTATCCAACGTGGTGGGGAACGATGCCTGCTGTA harbors:
- a CDS encoding AraC family transcriptional regulator, with the translated sequence MKHLNQSVSISMVYPILKTLVHKGFDPDSFFQDVHVDPALMANPDARIPVTELERIMRCAADYTKDLYFGLNQGLRLDFADLGLPGYVMMHSKTIEDALTAYQRYNDILYSGFQLDWEGNGPDLVLRLSVQNENIPMSRHCVEDMAVSVLQLINKLANRRALVREVHFRHEAPDAAGDLSAYMNSFGVAPLFGAENTLLCLSRDILKQPVLYSDARMLKVFETMAEESRADLYASQPFSSKVSRWITENLPSFFPTLQHTAAHLGVSIRTLQSRLREEGTTYNQISVQVRKEMAQRYLERGSYSMGDIAYALHFSEQSAFQNAFKKWTGQTPGQYRASLAESQS